GGTATGTTGATGTCATTATAAATCACTAGAAATGAGCTTCCATCAAGAAACCTGAAGAGCCACCAATGAGAAGGGAAGTGTTAAAGATGTCGGTTATTGTGAGTTTCTGATTTGCCCCTCCAGATTAACAAGCTGATAGAGTATTACCAGCAGCTTGCTCAGAGAGAGAAGGTGGAGCGGGACCGCAAGAAGCTTGCGCGGCGTCGCACCTACATGCCACTGGCGTATTCGGTGAGCCTCTTTCTCTGTCTTCATCACGCAAGGGTGGACGATAAGTGTACAATGTCTTTGGAATTCTGAAGAATCCGTCGGCaaatttgtaaaaacaaaccTGCTCGAACATGCTGTGGTACATCCACAATGTTTGTTAGGGCTGCAACAGTTCAAACTGCGCTTTTGTTGCCAGCTGCAGCACTGCCTGTTCTTACTCACACTTAGCACTGCACTTGCCTAGGGGAATGTTGAGAATGTTCAAGTCTTGCTTTCCCTggaagatatgttttttttttttttttaattgtatttattgcgTCCCCAATTCCTGTAACATATAGGAAAATATCCCTTGCTGTTACTGCTGCAGTGCACTTCACCCACTTAAGTTTACTTAGTTACGTTTCACCTTGttgattttctctctctctctctccctccctcccttctcttTGCTAATGCACGCTGCTATTTTGGTTTTAATCCCCAGCAACACACAATTCATGTGGTGGTGAGTTACTTTTCACAAATTTAATTGCCAAGCAATGTTTGGCTTGGCTAAAGGTGTGTTCttcctttaacttttttttcccttGTGTGTGGGATCACTTACTGAACTGTGATGCATAATTTACTTAAAAAACATAATCTTGCCCTTTTGTAAACAGTAAACATGTAGGTTTTATGAACTACTTCCAGCATCTAGCAGCTGACAATACAAACTGTTTTTGCAATGCAAAGATACTGTTTTTGAAAGCAAAATGGTTTTCACAGCATTTTTTGTCAAGGTTTCATGGAAGATTCTGTTTATTTACTAAGGTGACATTTGGGATTTACATTTGTCTTTGGTATTTGCTTGCAAGTTGATTTAAGCACTTAATGctgatttattattgttatttttttaaatatgcatatcTTTTTTGTATCTACTTTGGCTTCTGTAGTAATGATCTGCGCACATGTGGTTGCTAGCTTGTTGTAAATGCAGCCAGTAAAATcttaacatatttaaaaactgaGTTGGATTTGATCCTCCAGTCGAAAATAGGCGCACTTTATAAAGCAAGAATTTCAAGTATTTGAAACACATTTGTATAaactcgtaaaaaaaaaaaaaaaaaaagatttactgaACTCTATTTTATTTAAAGGAAAAATATGGTCTGGGAACAAGACTTCAGCGTCAGAGGTCTGGAGCACCTATAAGCGGTCTTGCAGGACTTTCGTAAGTACAATTTTGCAGCTATTTGTCAAAGAAATGGTGAGGAATGCTCTTTTAATTTCTAATGATTTTCTTCTTCCTACCTGATAGACTGAAAGAGGGCGAGGATCAGAAGGAGATAAAGATTGAACCAGTACAGGCACTTGAGGAGGTGGAGCCCTTACCTGAGGACTACTACACACGACCCATTAACCTGCCAGAAGGTAATTTATTCTAGAAGGTGGTCAGATCAGTTGCAGTTTTTTGGGAATCTTAGCATGCAATGTGATTGAATCTTATTGTATTGCATGAGGTAGATATGcaacagtgtatcacacaatGTTCCTTTCTCTTTGTACCACCTCCCAATGAATCTTGATTTTAAGATTTAGAGACTTCAGTCTCATGTGATGGCTGGGCTgcaaacacagaaaacaagctaCGAGCTGAAATGCTTCAGTAAATACTCTTTTGTTCACCAGTCACCACGCTCCGGCAGCGCCTTCTGCAGCCAGATTTCCAGCCAATCGGTGCCTCCCAGCTGTACCCGAGACACAAGCACCTACTGATCAAGCGTTCCCTGCGCTGCAGGGTAAGGACTGGCTTAGTTCACAGTGTGCTGATGTCTGTTCAAGCCTCTTTCAACCTGGCCTTTAAAAACAGTTAGGCCTAGTGTTGCAGTTAGTTAAAAGAAAACGTACAGTACATTCATCATTAATAGTAACCTCACAACAAAACGATATACCCCATACTAAATAGGACTGTGAACTATAAAGCTGACAATTCATGTTATTTATTCTACATATGCCGTATATAATAACGGTAACCCAGTGACCAAAAATAATGCAAGGTCAGgtgttcattttattaatttttattccAGAAATGCGAGCACAACTTGAGTAAACCGGAATTTAACCCAACTTCCATTAAATTCAAAATCCAGCTGGTGGCTTTGTAAGTACCTCTTCCTGAAGTGCAGCACATGGAATCCAGAtcttatcatgctttcactgtccTTTCAGCTTGATAGGAGGGTTTGCTGTCCACCTCATTTAGCACCACTGCCTTTTCATTCACAGAAACTAGACCTGTGAGCAGACACTTTTCAAGGGAGGACCTTCAAACCTTTCCGTCCAAATGCAGTGTtcagcaaataacattttaagttatttttaaatatgtcatCACTTTGTTCATTGTAATACAAAGTTAGGAAGGAAATGTGCAGAGCTGTTTGAAACTAAACCATTTCATCCATACTCTCCCAGAAACAAACTGTAGGCATCTCATTGTAAAACAGTCAGGATGCAATAAatcagtcagtttttttttttttttttttttaacaaggaatTATATCCCTGAGGTGAGAATCATGTCTATTCCAAATCTGCGATACTTGAAGgtaaagtttccttttttttttcttgcttgtttttttatttttgctattaAGTGgatagtagatttttttttttttccattgttttaCAAATTAAAGATAAAGGTAAATATTCAGACAAATGCAATTCTGAGTGGTAGCTAAAGAGGTTTACTGCAGGTCACTTACTTTATTTCCCTGTGTGCACTACAGGAGAGCCAGGTTCTCCTGACTTTGACCAACCCTGTCGAGAACATCACGCATGTGACCTTGCGCCCATGTGAGGAGGGAGACCAGGATGATCTGAACAGCACTGCTACGGTACGAGAGCAAAAGTGTTTACCAAGCCTTTATCCACAAAGTCTGCAGACTATTTAAACACTGATATATTAAATGCATTGGCACATGTTTTGTACATGGCATGAGCAGATCTCTGGGGTCATATTTTATTGCTTGATCGTAAAAAAATGCATGAAACACATTGCTCGCTTTGATGACCAAACTCCTCTCCTGTGAAGCTCTTGCTTTTGTGATGGGCTCTTTACTCCTGTTAAATTTAGATCAGTCTCTATTCATTATTCAAATGGCATGCCCTGAACTAAATCCACTGATATGTGCCCCTTTACCCTGTTTCATTGCCCACTTCTGCCCTGTCCTGCAGGTTGCAGTGTCTCCTAAAGAGCTGCTCTTGGCTGGTAAGGATGCTGCAGCAGAATATGATGAGCTGGCAGAACCACAAGACTTCCAAGATGACCCAGAGTAAGGGCTTCTGCTGGAAATTGCATTTTGTGACTATCCTTGTTTTCCTCTTGGATACCTAGTAATACAAATTGAGACACTTTAAAAGATTTTGAGTGAGAGAGATCCAGTGGCCTTTTggctattttatttaaagttgtaTAAGCCGTGTTTGCATTCTGTTTATTTAGTAGTAGCAGCCTTGAATATGAAACCACAAGTTTATAGTGATTTTAAATACCAGAGGAAGGCACAGGTAAAAAGCAACCACAGTACAATGAAACTCATAATACAGGGCTACTTTTAACTTCAGAACAGTGTTTAAAGTCCTAAAGTGAGGTGTTTACCTAGGGACTGTATCTTGTATGAAATAGAGACGCTTTTATTCACCTTCAGTTCTTTCTCTTCCCAGTGTCGTTGCCTTTAGGAAGTCCAACAAAATCGGCATTTTCATCAAGGTGACCCCGCAGTGCGAGGAGGGAGAGGTGACCCTGTCCTTTAAAATGCGACATGACTTCAGGAACCTGGCGGTGCCCATCCGTCCCTCTGAAGAGGGGGAGCAGGGAAACGAGCCCATCTGGCTGACCCACCATGTGGAGCTGAGCCTGGGGCCACTGGCACCTTGAACTGGGACATCGAGAGGCAGACTGGAGGTTGTTCACAATGGGCTGGGAGCAGGGGTCTAGCCAGGACCTCAGAGAAGCATTTTCACTTCATAACCCTTAAAATAAACTGCAGTAACAAAAAGACTGCACAGTCTCTTAATGTAAGCTAGCCTCTATTCAAAGCAGTGAAACACTATCCAAAACAACTGTAGGAAAACCTGTTGGTGGTTGTATTTGCAAGTTGATCTGTAGATTGTCTGACATTTTATATCGTTGGACATTTAGCTTGGTGATATTGAAGTAATTGGACACAGTCAATAGGATTACAGTTGCAGAGTCATTTCTGATACTTCACAGTTTAGCCCTGATTTTTATTCTACACTTTGCAGAGCTAATTTTAGTGTCTGTGTTGGGCATGAAAGTTCTGATGTCTGTGTAACTCTAGTGCAGTGCATTGTTAGTAAGGCTACCAAACTGAATGCACTTTGTTACAGGGCAAAACCTGGTTTTGTTTATATAAACAATTTGTGTGTTGCATTGAACTCATGCACAGGCAACATGTACAAATAATGACTACTTAATGAAGCTTCTTAAAACTTAGTAATACACAGAAAGGGTAACACATAATTATCTAATTCTGGGGAGGTGCTTTTTTAAGTGGTTTATTTTTAAAGGCGATTTTTATGGTTTGCATATAAAACAGGTTGAACTGTAAGCAATACAATATGTAGCTTTAATAAGTACCCATAGTCTTCAATTCTTGTTTGAAAACAGCAAGCAAAATTTAAATAGAACCGTTGTAAAAAGGATCATATGGAATGTGGTGGTTAGGTTAAAAagcaatttatatttttaatttattgccAAAGTCTGCCCAGGAACCAGAATACATGTTTTCTGTGGCTAGATATAAATACCGTACTTGCATTGTGGTTGCTGGTAACCTAAGTGTCTGCCCTCTGGGTATTTTAGTGGCTGGCATGGTGGATGCATGGAGTAAACAGCAAGGGGcaatatattgttttcttttaaccCTTCATTTTCTCAGACATACTATTGTCCGATAGTATATTGATATCTTTTAGTAAACTGTAAAAGACAGCATTTGAGATGTAGCAGTCGGTAGTAATGCTGGTTTTTGGACGCTCTGCCTTTCTTGTTTCAGCAGTTTTGTAATCGGGTGGGGGGCAATAGAAACAAATCGCCTCCTTTTCAGGTTTTTGGTAAAGTACTATGTTGGCCCTTGAAAAAATGAACCAAGATTTTGCAAATATCTTAATATCTTTACCCCCCCACCGCGCCCTTTTAAATAACATTCAGATACTTCCAAATGAATTTCTAAAGCTCTGCAGGCAACACTAAGAGCAGTGGCAGATCGCTAGAACTTCAGGACTCCTCGGGCACAGCATGAGATTGTCAAGCTCACTGCTGTTACAGTACTTCATTGCCCTTGACTGACGGCTCTACCCGTTCTGCTAATGTACTGGTGGAGCACCCTTAACacttctgtgtctgttttaaggGGACCACTTTGTTACAGCTTAAGGTTTTAGGATCTGCAAATCTACAGCATGCTTATCCACAATTATTTATTCAGTATAGTGTTAAAGACCTTGTCTGCATGTGTACACAACccttatattacatttaaaacattgcttTTATCATGTTTCCTGGAATTCCTTttcctagtgtttttttttttttcgttgtccTAGTCTTCATTCCAGACAACAGGAAACctgtaaatataaatacaagGAAAATTGTGATAGCACAGGtttgaagccttttttttttcccatccaTACACTCTATTCATGTATGTCATGGTAACCTGTATACAACACCAGCTTTCTGCTTTGTGTTGAAATGGCATCTAATAGCTTGATGTAAAATCCTTTTATTAATTCATAACTTTAGTTAACATTTTATTTGTCACGCTGATATTCTGCTATGAAATAAACTGAGCAtcaataaatatgaaaatgtgGACACTTTATTTTTTGGTCTGATTTATTTGAAAGGGAACAGCAGTTATTATATATACTTTGTATCTGTATTATACTGTGTATGACTGCATGAGCCACTGTGTTTGTAGAAGTAAGACTGTAGTACAAACTGACAACCATGAGATGGCACTGTAAAGCTGTACAGCTGTTCTGAAATTTTAAACTGCAGAATATCAACAGTATCCATAGTGCAGTTCACATTTTCATCCACCAGGTGGCGGTATAATCTTAGGGAATGTGGTTGTTTCTGCAGATATCACTGATGTTCACTAGGGTTACGATGTTTGAGAACACTGTACAATGCAGTCTTAGACCAGGATGAGCTCCACCAGTGTGCTTTTCCTGTGTTGCACTGCTCTTCGCATCTGCCACCTTTGCAATGCTCATGATGCTCAGTATCTAACAGAGTAACAGTACTTGAAGTATTACATTTTTAGCTTCCTGTGATCACTTTTTTAGGAGATTACATTcgttaaaaaaatgtaactgctGTGAATAAtggaatacagaaataaaaaacagatctTTGTTAAGTGTACTTCCTTATCTGGGTAcattcaaccaaaaaaaaacaaaaaaacatgacgctcattttatttatttaatttattcttCCACTTAAAAGCTATCAGAAAATCTCAGTCCCCCTGAGGCATGGGTTAGCTCCGAATTATCTCATGTTTATATCTAGCAAGGCAGACAGTTATCTTTGTCTGAAACGCTCCAGTCGAGAGGCGTGTAGTTTTGTGATCTTCATAACCCTGGGGGGCTGCATGTTGTGGTGTGTTATCTtacctactgtatgtactgtgacATTCCCACCGCCCGACCAACACTTCCTTCTTGTTTTAGTGTGAACAGCAGATTCACACCCGTTTTCGCCAGCCCCATTTTCATGATGCTACAACATGCGCATCCTTTTCTTATGTCATTTTGCACATGCTGCGGGTCGTTGTAAAACTCTTTTTTATGATTCAGACAGTTCTAATTTGGTATTGGCTGTATTGTTTGGTATTGTTTTTAATCTGGTTTGAAACTTGAACGATGCATTCCATCTGTCAGAAGCATTCTCTGCCTTTTGTGTGATAAAAGATTAATCTGGCATTGATTTCTAGCATCCATTTATATGTCGGTTTTgcttttttatccttttttttttacttccagtTCTAGCATCTGATTTAAATTTAACTTTTAAttcattacagtttttaaaggcTTGTTGTGTAAGTTTAATTACATGTtaacagcaaatgttttccatattgatgtgtgtttattttttttattcagaaatgtGGACTGCCTAATAAACACAAATCTGACCTAGATTCCTGGGAAAGAGGATTGGAATCCTGAGAGATGTGGGCCCATTTAACAAGAGGCAGTGAGAGCGTTGAAACATCTGAGCTTCACTCAATCTGCATGCTTGGGCAATACACAATGGGTGAACTGATTATAAAAGGACTGATATTATAACGATTCCCCAGAAAGTTAGAAAAGACAGGAGATGAAATATTGCAAGTGATATACAGCACACTAGCACTCCAGTTAGTGGAATAGGCCATCCTTTTCATACGCAATTAATCTTATGGACATTTTTTTAACAAGGGTGTGGCTACGGTTTACCAAGGGTACATAAAAGGAAGATgaaaaaacactgaaatataAGACCTGACCTAGATTTACATGGAAAAACTTACTTTGGAGACCTAACCCCAACGTAACAGAAATCAGGCTTTTCCAAATCACCGCCTGTATTTTTATGGCCTTCATTTAGCGTCTAACCCAGAACGTTATATAAACCacttgaaactgttcatttttcagaCGGTCAACTTGTCAGAATGTGGGTGGCAAGGTGCTAGAAATATTCATATAGTATACATTGGTGTTCCTATCCAACTTGAGGGAAGGCATAAAGAGGTCAATATTGAGTCAGTTCAGTTGCATTCAGAAAACAGCAGTACACTTTCAAACAGCGACAAAATGAAGGAAACTATTTTTCAATCAAATTGGAAGAAAGTTTAACATTTGGCCGAactaaaaatatacttttaaaatatgGTGTGCTTTTTTGAAATAAGCTTTTAGTGTACAGTTTAGATGTAGTGTGTGGTCCAATTAAATAACACCATGActgcatacagaaataaaagctgCTGTTGGCAGAGAACAGGGAATGAAAGGGCAGAGTCCAGTCCTGTCCAGCATTAAGAATGGTTGCGATCGACGAATGCTGATTTATTACATGTTATCTAAGCCAGGCAGTAGACTCAGGGTGACCTGGTGTTTTGCTGCTATGCACTCAAGTGGAATTCCAAAATATGGTACCATTCAACCATTGGCTCCTACAACTTGTTCTTCTGTTGTCCATTAGTACAGAACCCATGCATTGCCTCTGAAAGTCATTTGGTACTGCATGTGGTCTCATCCTGGCTGGATATTGTCCAAGCTGACAAACAGCCAGTCAATGACTTTACTGTCTCTTACTTGAGTTACTGATGCTTTTCTGAATAAAGAATTTGCATGAAATAAAAAGCTCTGTGTGTGTCCACTGTTGTT
The window above is part of the Acipenser ruthenus chromosome 22, fAciRut3.2 maternal haplotype, whole genome shotgun sequence genome. Proteins encoded here:
- the LOC117431646 gene encoding dynactin subunit 4-like isoform X1 — protein: MASLLQADRVLYLVSGEKKIRSPLSQLYYCRYCSELRSLECVSHEVDSHYCPSCLENMPSAEAKLKKNRCANCFDCPCCMHTLSTRATNIPSPLPDDPAQTTMKKAYYLACGFCRWTSRDVGMADKSVASGGWQEPENPHTQRINKLIEYYQQLAQREKVERDRKKLARRRTYMPLAYSQHTIHVVEKYGLGTRLQRQRSGAPISGLAGLSLKEGEDQKEIKIEPVQALEEVEPLPEDYYTRPINLPEVTTLRQRLLQPDFQPIGASQLYPRHKHLLIKRSLRCRKCEHNLSKPEFNPTSIKFKIQLVALNYIPEVRIMSIPNLRYLKESQVLLTLTNPVENITHVTLRPCEEGDQDDLNSTATVAVSPKELLLAGKDAAAEYDELAEPQDFQDDPDVVAFRKSNKIGIFIKVTPQCEEGEVTLSFKMRHDFRNLAVPIRPSEEGEQGNEPIWLTHHVELSLGPLAP
- the LOC117431646 gene encoding dynactin subunit 4-like isoform X2: MASLLQADRVLYLVSGEKKIRSPLSQLYYCRYCSELRSLECVSHEVDSHYCPSCLENMPSAEAKLKKNRCANCFDCPCCMHTLSTRATNIPSPLPDDPAQTTMKKAYYLACGFCRWTSRDVGMADKSVASGGWQEPENPHTQRINKLIEYYQQLAQREKVERDRKKLARRRTYMPLAYSEKYGLGTRLQRQRSGAPISGLAGLSLKEGEDQKEIKIEPVQALEEVEPLPEDYYTRPINLPEVTTLRQRLLQPDFQPIGASQLYPRHKHLLIKRSLRCRKCEHNLSKPEFNPTSIKFKIQLVALNYIPEVRIMSIPNLRYLKESQVLLTLTNPVENITHVTLRPCEEGDQDDLNSTATVAVSPKELLLAGKDAAAEYDELAEPQDFQDDPDVVAFRKSNKIGIFIKVTPQCEEGEVTLSFKMRHDFRNLAVPIRPSEEGEQGNEPIWLTHHVELSLGPLAP